A genome region from Nicotiana tabacum cultivar K326 chromosome 13, ASM71507v2, whole genome shotgun sequence includes the following:
- the LOC142167987 gene encoding putative mitochondrial protein AtMg00710, translating to MLSHSCVSKDFWAEAINTAYYLVIRSPSTSIEFKTPFEVWSGSPADYSNLRIFGCPAYAHVRDGKLEPRAKKCIFLRYATGVKGYRLWCTDQKTPGLIISRDVTFNESASLDSQKEKAIAKTDHGVIDRIKLEI from the coding sequence ATGCTTTCACACTCATGTGTTAGCAAGGATTTTTGGGCTGAAGCAATCAATACAGCTTATTATTTGGTCATCAGATCTCCATCCACATCTATTGAGttcaaaactccttttgaggtatgGTCCGGTTCGCCTgctgattattcaaatttaaggatATTTGGTTGTCCTGCTTATGCTCATGTGAGGGATGGAAAACTTGAGCCGAGGGCAAAGAAGTGCATATTTCTAAGGTATGCAACTGGAGTGAAAGGTTATAGGTTGTGGTGCACAGATCAAAAAACTCCAGGGCTAATTATCAGTAGGGATGTGACATTTAATGAATCTGCCTCACTGGACAGTCAGAAGGAGAAGGCAATAGCAAAAACAGATCATGGTGTCATTGACCGCATAAAGCTAGAAATTTAA